DNA sequence from the Halobacterium sp. DL1 genome:
TCCGCGACGAGGTTGCTGCTGCCGTCGAGTGTGAGCCGGAACTCGTAGGTGTTGTTCGAACTCCGGTGGCGTTCGACCTGGTCGGTGTCCCACAGCACGAGGAACCGGTCGTGGTCTTCGACCTGGGAGATGATTCGGAAGTCCCCCCCAGAGAACTCGTCGGCGACCGTGTTCGGCTCGGGGTCGAGTTCGACGATCTCCGCGGTCAACTCGTCGGCCAGCCCGCTCTCGTTCACCGCCCAGCCGAGTCCGCTCTCGTTGACGACGAACGCCGCGTAGTCGCCGTGGGCGACGGTCCCTCTGGGCGTGACGCGACTGTGGATGTTGCCCGGCTTCGACTCCTCGAAGTCGACGTCTCCGGGAAGCACGCCCGTCGTCCCGGTGGTCTCGCCGCGCTCCGTCACCTCCAGGTTCCCGACGGCTTGCGTGACGCCGTCGATGGTGACCTCCAGCTGGTACTTGCCGGGCTCGATGGCCTCGTCTAGCGGCATCGAGTGGAGGTGGCCACCGTTCACCGAGAGGAACTTGTCCGGGTTCGACCCGGTGGTCCGGTACGTGTCGAACTCGACGATCTTCTTGCCCGACCCGCCCAGCGGCACGACGACCTCGAAGCCGTCGTTCTCGCTGCCGATGGTGAGGTTCCCCGGCGCGGAGTGGCTCACCGTGATGGTCGCAGTTTCGCCCCGCTCGACCGTCACGTAGCCTTCACCGAACGACGCTGACTCGTCGGTCGCCACCACAGGGGTTGCGGCCACTCCAGCCGTGACGAGGAGCAGTGCGACGACGGTGGCGGTGGCGGTACGTGTCATGTGGTGTCGGTACGTTCACCAGTTGTTTCCCGCGTGCTCGTATAAATAGCCGTGGGTCCGCCGCGCCCCGGAGAAATCGGGGGTCTTGAGCCCTCAAACGTTCGTCTAGAGCGATGCGCCGGGACCGGAGGATTCGATAGGCTCGGCCGTGGAGTTCGACCCATGAGCGACGACGCCGACCCCGCAATCGGTCCACAACCCATCGAACCGACCGCGCCCGAGGAGTTCGGCCTCGTGCAGGTCTGGTGGGGCGACGGGAAGGGGAAGACGACGGCCGCGATGGGGATGGGACTGCGGGCGGCCGGCCACGGCTACCGAGTCCACATGCTCCAGTTCATGAAGGGCGGCACGTCCAGCGTCGAGGACGTCCGCGGGGAGTACAACGCCATCGCTGCCCTTCCGGGGTTCACCTACGAGAACTCCGGGCACTACGGCTGGCACGGCTTCCTCGACGAGTCCAACGACGAGGACCACGAGGCCCGCGCGAAGGGCGGCCTCGCTCGCGCCCGGGAACTCCTCGACGCCTCTCACGACGTCGACGGCCCGCTCCCACTCGACGGGTCCGCCGACGACGGCGTCCACCTGTTGATTCTGGACGAGATTCTCTACGCCGCGAACCGAGGCCTCGTCGCCCCCGAGGACGTCGTGGACCTCGTCGAGAACAAGCCCGCGAACCTCGAACTCGTGCTCACGGGCGGCCACGAGGAACCCGCCTACCTCCTCGACAGCGCGGACCTCGTGACGGAGGTACGCAAGCAGAAACACCCCATCGAGGCGGGGCAGGGCGCGCGGAGGGGGACGGAGTTCTGAGCGGCGTGACCGGGTAGTTCAAGTTCACTTGCAGTAATGCAACGCACAGTGGCGACATCGTTCGACTTGTTCGGGACGCTCGTGTCGGCCGACCGGCCGGCCGAGCCGGCGACGGCGGTCGCGGACGCCCTCCGCGAGCGCGACGTCACCGTCCCCGCGGACTGGGCGACCGCCTACCGCGAACCGCAGTTCGACGCCCCAACGGGCGCGGAGCACTCGCTCGCGACCCACGTCGCGGCCGCCCTCGAGAGCCGGAACGTCGACGCATCCAAATCCGCAGTCGACGCGGCGACCCTGGACGCCTTCGACCGCCCCGTCTCGGTTAGAGACGCCGCCCGCGACGCCGTCGATGCGGCCCGCCAGAACGGTCCGGTCGCCGTCCTCTCGAACTGTAGCGTACCCGGCCTCGTCGAGCGGACCCTCGACCGAGCCGATCTCGCTGGCGAATTCGACGCCGTCGTGACGAGCGTGGACTGCGGCTGGCGCAAACCCCACGAGCGTGCGTTCGAGGCCGTCGCGGACGCGCTCGACGTGTCGGCAGAGTCGCTCGTCCACGTCGGCGACGACTCGGAGGCCGACGGCGGCGTCGAGGCTGTCGGTGGCCGCGCGCTGCTGCTCGACGACGCCGAACTCGCAGCGATTGCGGACCAACTGGAGGCGCGAGCGTGGGACTGACCGCCGCCGCGGCCGTCGCGCTCGCCGTCGTCCTCGACGCCGCCGTCGGCGAACCGCCGACGCGCGTCCACCCGGTCGCCTGGTTCGGGCGCCTGGTCGCGCCGTTCGACCGCGAGTGGACCCATCCCCTGGCTGTCGGGGCCAGCGTGGCGCTCGTGCTCCCGTTCGCGGCGGCCCTGGCGGTCGGCGGACTGGTCGCGCTCGCCGGACGCATCGCCCCAGAACTCGCCGCCGCGGTCGCCGGTCTCGCGCTGTTCGCGGCGTCGAGCCGTCGGATGCTGCTGCGCGAAGCCCGCGCCGTCGTCGACGGCACGGAGACGGACCTCGACGCCGCGCGCGGACGCCTTCGCTCGCTCGCGGGCCGCGACGCCGCGGACCTCTCGGCGGGGCAGGTGCGGAGCGCGGCGGTGGAGAGCGCGGCGGAGAATCTCGCCGACGGCCTCGTCGCGCCGCTGCTCGCGTTCGCCGTCGGCGCGTTCGTCTCGCTGCCCGTGGCGGCCGGCGCCGCGGCGTGGGTGAAGGGCGTGAACACGCTCGACTCGATGCTGGGCTACCGCGAGAAGCGCGTCGGCACCCCCAGCGCCCGCCTCGACGACGCCGTGATGTGGCTCCCCGCGAGGCTGAGCGCGCTGTTGCTCGCGGCGACCACGCTCCTCCCGGGGGCCGTCGTCCGCGCTCGCTCCCACGCCGCTGCCCCGCCGTCCCCCAACTCCGGGTGGCCGATGGCGACGCTCGCCGCGGTGCTCGGGGTCCGTCTCCAGAAACCCGGCGTCTACGACCTCCCGCTCGGCGACGCGTTCCCGACCGTTGCAGAGAGTCGCCGCGGTGTCCGCGCGGTGGGGACTGCCGGGCTGCTCGCGGCCGCGCTCGCGGCGGGGGTGGTCGCGTGGTCCTGACCGCGCTGCGGGGCGCTCTCGGATTCCTCACGCGCCTCCCGGTCGGCCACGGGGAGGACGCCTGGCTGGCGTTCCGCGCGTCGCCCTGGGCGTTCCCGCTTGCCGGGTACGCTGTCGGGGCGCTCCTCGCCACCCCGCTCCTCGTCCTGCAGACGTCAGTACCCGGAACCACCGTCGCGTTCGCGTACGTCGCGTGGGTCGTCGCCGTCACCGGCATCAACCACCTCGACGGCGTCGCGGACGTCGGCGACGCCGCCGTGGTCCACGGCGACCCAGACGACCGCCGTGCGGTGCTGAAGGACACCACGGTCGGCGTCGGCGCTGCGACCGCCGTGGCGTTCGTCTTCGTCGGCCTCGCCGCCGGCGCATTCGGCGTCGTCAGCCTTCCGCTCGAACTCGCCGTCGCCGTCGTCGTCGCCGCGGAGGTCGGCGCGAAATTCGGGCAGGCGGCGGTCGCCGCGCTCGGTACGGCCACCCACGAGGGCCTCGGCTCGCAGTTCACGTCTCGAGCGAGCGGGCACGACC
Encoded proteins:
- a CDS encoding cobalamin synthase, whose translation is MVLTALRGALGFLTRLPVGHGEDAWLAFRASPWAFPLAGYAVGALLATPLLVLQTSVPGTTVAFAYVAWVVAVTGINHLDGVADVGDAAVVHGDPDDRRAVLKDTTVGVGAATAVAFVFVGLAAGAFGVVSLPLELAVAVVVAAEVGAKFGQAAVAALGTATHEGLGSQFTSRASGHDLLPAAVVALPAVALSWPSPAAGGSLAGAVGASLLALWWVRRLLGGVSGDAFGLVNEIGRVAGLHAGVIVWTLS
- a CDS encoding HAD family hydrolase, translated to MATSFDLFGTLVSADRPAEPATAVADALRERDVTVPADWATAYREPQFDAPTGAEHSLATHVAAALESRNVDASKSAVDAATLDAFDRPVSVRDAARDAVDAARQNGPVAVLSNCSVPGLVERTLDRADLAGEFDAVVTSVDCGWRKPHERAFEAVADALDVSAESLVHVGDDSEADGGVEAVGGRALLLDDAELAAIADQLEARAWD
- a CDS encoding cobalamin biosynthesis protein CbiB codes for the protein MGLTAAAAVALAVVLDAAVGEPPTRVHPVAWFGRLVAPFDREWTHPLAVGASVALVLPFAAALAVGGLVALAGRIAPELAAAVAGLALFAASSRRMLLREARAVVDGTETDLDAARGRLRSLAGRDAADLSAGQVRSAAVESAAENLADGLVAPLLAFAVGAFVSLPVAAGAAAWVKGVNTLDSMLGYREKRVGTPSARLDDAVMWLPARLSALLLAATTLLPGAVVRARSHAAAPPSPNSGWPMATLAAVLGVRLQKPGVYDLPLGDAFPTVAESRRGVRAVGTAGLLAAALAAGVVAWS
- a CDS encoding cob(I)alamin adenosyltransferase, with product MSDDADPAIGPQPIEPTAPEEFGLVQVWWGDGKGKTTAAMGMGLRAAGHGYRVHMLQFMKGGTSSVEDVRGEYNAIAALPGFTYENSGHYGWHGFLDESNDEDHEARAKGGLARARELLDASHDVDGPLPLDGSADDGVHLLILDEILYAANRGLVAPEDVVDLVENKPANLELVLTGGHEEPAYLLDSADLVTEVRKQKHPIEAGQGARRGTEF